The Reinekea forsetii genome contains the following window.
AGGCGGTAATGGAAAAAGTTCTTATAAGTGCTTGTCTGCTCGGTAAGAAAGTTCGCTATGACGGCAAAGCGTTTCCCATCGCTGATCAAATTCTCGCTCAATGGATTGCCGCTGGGCGAGTAATTTCAGTATGCCCCGAAGTGGATGCCGGCATGAGTATACCAAGAGCCCCGGCAGAAATAACAGCCGGCGATGGCTTCGATGTTTGGGCGGGCAGCGCGTTCGTTATTGAAGATGTCGGATTGGACGTGACGGCCCATTTCAAAAAGGGCGCTGAAATGACGTTGGTGTTGTGCAAAAAATACAATATCAGGGTCGCAGTATTGACTGAGCATAGCCCCTCATGCGGCAGCACAGCAATTTACGATGGGCACTTTACCAGTACTAAAATCAATGGGGTTGGCGTTACCGCTGCCTTACTTAAGCAAAACGACATTGAAGTGTTCAGCCAGCATGATATTGCCGATGCGAACGCGGCATTGCTGCGGACAACGATATGGAATACTAATTATTAATAACCACAAAACTCATCGAGGTACAAAATTGAGTAAAAGGATTCTTCCA
Protein-coding sequences here:
- a CDS encoding DUF523 domain-containing protein; this translates as MEKVLISACLLGKKVRYDGKAFPIADQILAQWIAAGRVISVCPEVDAGMSIPRAPAEITAGDGFDVWAGSAFVIEDVGLDVTAHFKKGAEMTLVLCKKYNIRVAVLTEHSPSCGSTAIYDGHFTSTKINGVGVTAALLKQNDIEVFSQHDIADANAALLRTTIWNTNY